The Gemmatimonadaceae bacterium genome contains a region encoding:
- the ruvA gene encoding Holliday junction branch migration protein RuvA, with the protein MISLLTGTLVAKDLDRAEVLTSGGVGYELAIPLGTYESLPRAGEQVRLHTSLVVREDEWLLYGFATPFERAVFRKLLQAKGVGPSLALGMLSTLSAERLVRAIREKDIATLQQVPRVGRKKAEQLILDLADKLDEVAAGPVDGARAAGASDADAIRALVSLGYAAPDAEKAVRASRDSLSPTGAPPTTAELVRAALPLVGRR; encoded by the coding sequence ATGATCTCACTCCTCACCGGAACACTCGTCGCCAAGGACCTCGATCGCGCCGAAGTCCTCACCTCGGGCGGCGTGGGCTATGAACTCGCGATCCCACTCGGCACCTACGAGTCGCTCCCGCGTGCCGGCGAGCAGGTGCGCCTCCACACGTCACTCGTCGTGCGAGAGGACGAGTGGCTGCTGTACGGTTTCGCCACGCCCTTCGAGCGCGCGGTCTTCCGCAAGCTCCTTCAGGCCAAGGGGGTCGGCCCGTCGCTCGCGCTCGGGATGCTCTCCACCCTCTCGGCCGAGCGTCTGGTCCGCGCAATCCGCGAGAAGGACATCGCCACCCTGCAGCAGGTTCCGCGCGTCGGGCGCAAGAAGGCGGAGCAACTGATCCTGGACTTGGCCGACAAGCTCGATGAGGTCGCCGCCGGTCCCGTCGACGGGGCGCGAGCGGCCGGTGCCTCGGATGCGGACGCGATCCGCGCCCTCGTCTCCCTGGGCTACGCTGCTCCCGACGCCGAGAAGGCGGTGCGCGCGTCGCGCGACTCGCTGAGCCCCACTGGCGCACCCCCGACCACCGCAGAACTTGTCCGTGCCGCCCTTCCGCTGGTGGGACGGCGATAG